AAATGTTTCACGTGATTGACCGGGTCGAGGTTTTCTGGTTCGGGCCCGCCTTTTTTGTCGCCTATGGGCTTTCAACGGCTGCGCTGGGTGGGAGGCATTTGCCGTGAAGAACACGATCAAGGCTTTGCGCGCCGAACGGGGCTGGAGCCAGGCGGCCCTGGCCGATCAGCTAGGCGTCTCTCGTCAGTCCGTAAACGCCATAGAAACGGGCAAATATGATCCGTCGCTCCCCCTGGCATTTTCGATAGCACGCCTGTTCGGAAAATCGATCGAGGAGATTTTTGAAGATGACAGCGCCTCTGAGACGAAGCTTGCAGCCGAATAAGCGTTTCTTCTTCTCGCCAAAAACAAAGAGGGGGTGCGGACCTTGCGGCTCGCACCCCCGTTTTGGCGTCATTTGTGTCGCTAGTGACAAGTTCCGCTAAGTCCCTGCCTTCGCGCCTCAATTGAGGCCTGAAACTTCCCGTTCTGCTCGCGCAGTTTTGTTAAGTCCCACCATCCAGTTTCCCGTTGCCGGTGTTCTTTCTGGCCCACGTTGCGGCTCGTGCCCCGTTCGTGGATATGGCCCTGCTTCCCGCCTCTAGTTGGCGCTCCACAGACATCGCGTTGCCTTTCCCTTCATCTCCTCCGGTTTCCTTCGCTACCCCCCATTTCTGAGGCTCGCTCTTGATCCGGCATCGTCCGGGCGCGACGTTCTTTCGGCGGCTCCTCCCGGTGGCTTCCCGGTCCTCGCTGCCGACGGGTTTAGAAAAGACTCAGATCGAAAAAGAGTCGATAGGCGGCGGTGAAGATTCATCCCGAATCAGGCTCGCTCTCCACAGAAAGCGCGATTCTGTGGACAAATTGAGTCTTTCGTTCCGGATTCGAACCAAACCTGTTCGCAAACAGAGTCTGACTTGCCGCCTCTTATCATGTTGGATTGGGCTGTCCAGCGGTAATCCAGCCGCTCGGACGCACTATTCCTCTTCGTCGATAAACTCGACTCCGACATCGGTCCGCGTCCGCCAGCGCATCTTGCCACGCCGTTTGACGCCATAGCGTGATATATTCACCACCATGCCATCCAGCAGGCTGTCGCCATTTTCAAACCGCAAACGCGCGCCATTCGCAGACAGATCCAGGGCAATTCCGCGTTTCAGAAAGCGGCCACTGTTCGATTTTGCAACAACATCCGCGTAGGTGTCATTGCGCTGAGCGACCCTTCGCTCAACGGTTTCTGGCTCTTCTTCGACCTCTATTTCAGGTTCCTTGGCCCGATTGAACCAACCAAACACGTGATTAACTCCTTACGCAGTGCCTAAAGAGTAGCAATCAGCGTGCCAGTTCAGCTTTTCGACAAGCGCAAGGTGTTCGGGTCGATGGTTCGATAGAAACAGGCCTTTCGGCCGGTGTGGCAAGCGCTGCCGGTCTGACGGACTTTCAGAAGCACCGCATCCTGATCGCAGTCGATCATGACCTCGACCACTTCCTGCGTGTGTCCGGAGGTTTCACCCTTGACCCACAAGGCCTGCCGGGATCGGCTCCAATACGTGCCGCGACCCGTTTCAAGCGTCGCTCGCAGCGCCTCCTCATTCATCCAGGCGAGCATCAGGATCTCATGTGTGTCTGCATCCTGCGCAATCGCGGCGATCAACCCGTCTGCGTTGAATTTCGGACGCAGCTCATCCGTCTCATCCTGCTCGGATTTGTCTAAAAGGGGCGGCTCAAATGACATTTTCGGCTCTCAATCTGTCCCGATCCTCCGGGCTGTAGCCCAAGATGTCGAGGATTGCATCTGTATCTTGTCCAAGAGCCGGACCGGCAGAGGAGATATCGCCCGGCGTATCGCTAAGTTTAGGAAACACGCCCTGCATGGGCACCTCTCCGCCGGTCAAAGGTGAGACCACTCGAACAATCGCTTCGCGCGCCTTGATATGGGCGTCCGCCAGCATCTCCTTGGCTGTGTTGACCGGGCCGCTCGGAATAGCATGAGCCTCACATTGGCGGAGCACTTCGGCCATGGTGTGATTGCGCGTCCAGACCGCGATCAGGGCGTCCAGTTCTGCTTGATTCTCGCCGCGGGCATCGTGCGTGGCATAGCGCGGATCCGCGGCCCAATCGGTGCCCATCATCTTGGCCATGCGCGCAAACAACGTATCCTGATTGGCGCCGATAATCACCATGCCATCACTGCACGGATAGACCCCGGACGGCGCAATCCCGGGCAAGATGCCACCGGAGCGCTGACGCGTATGCCCGCCAAGAGCATACTCCGGAATAAGGCTTTCCATGAAGGCCATGACGGTTTCATAGATCGCCGCATCGACCACCTGCCCCCGACCCGATTTCTCGCGATGATAGAGCGCCATCATGGTGCCGAGCGCCGCAAAGGTCCCGGTCATCGTGTCACCGAGGCTGACGCCCGCCCGCGCGGGTGGGCGGTCGGGCTCACCAATCAGATGACGCAAGCCGCCCTTGGCCTCGCCGACGCTGGCATAACCGGGCTTGTGACTTTCTGGACCCGACTGGCCATAGCCAGAGACCCGCGTGATGACGAGCCGTGGATTGATCGCGTGCAAGACGTCTGGACCAATGCCCCACTTTTCCAGCGTGCCGGGTCGAAAATTCTCGATCAGGACATCGGCCGTACCAGCGAGCCGCTTGAGGATGTCCTGGCCTTGTGCGAGCCGCAGATTGAGCGTCATGGAGCGCTTGTTGCGGGCGATAATCGCCCAGAAGACACTGGCATCATTTACCTTCACCGTGCCCCAACCCCTTGCGGGATCGGGCCGATCGGGCGCTTCAACCTTGATCACTTCAGCGCCAAAATCGCCGAGCAGCTGACCACAAAACGGACCGGCAATGAGCTGGCCCAGCTCGATCACCCGAAGGCCGGAGAGTGGCGGTTGTACAATCGGATCTGTCATTCGTCCCCAATGACCGCTAAACGGGGGCCATGACAAGACGTATTGATATTGTGGAAGTTGGGCCGCGCGACGGATTGCAAAACGATCCGGGCGAACTCAGCACCGACCAGAAGCTCGAATTCATCTCCCGCCTGGAAGCTTGCGGTGTGACCCGTATGGAGTCCGGCTCGTTCGTATCACCCAAGGCGGTGCCGAAAATGGCAGATAGCGGCGAGGTGTTTCGCGGGCTCGATCGTACAAGTCATACACGCCACATTGCCCTTGCCCTGAACGAGAAAGGCATCCGCCGTGCGATTGATGCAGAAGCAGACGAGATTAATTTTGTCATCGTGGCCGGGGAAGGCTTCGGTGAGCGCAATCAACGCATGACGCCGCAACAAAGTGCCGACATGCTGGCCGCGTGCGCGCCCCTGGTACACGAAGCAGAGATTCCACTTTCCGCGACGATCTCTGTCGCATTCGGGGACCCTTATACGGGCGAGGTTGATCCGGGCGTCGTCGCCAATCTTGCGGCTCAAGCCCAGCGGGCGGGCGTCGCGGAGGTGGGACTGGGCGACACGATCGGGGTCGCAACGCCCTGGGATGTGCGCAATGTGATTGAGCGCGTGCGTACGGAAGCACCAGATGTCTATCTCCGCCTGCACTTCCATGACACGCGCGGGGCGGGCCTCGCCAATGTCGCCGCCGCGGTTGAGGCAGGTATTGACGTCATTGATGCGAGTTGCGGTGGCATTGGCGGCTGCCCCTTCGCCCCGGCCGCGACCGGAAATGTCGCGACCGAGGATGTGGTTTATATGCTCGAACGCGCCGGATTCGAGACGGGGCTAGATCTGGGCAAGCTGATCGAGACAGCGAAGTGGCTGGAGACCGCGCTCGATCATCCGGTCAGCTCCAGCCTTAGCAAGGCGGGTGGATTTCCGGACTAGAGTGCTTTCTAAGACTCGTGCTGCAACCGGTATCGGGTCGCCAGCTCAACGATCACGACAGTGAGGCCAAATCCGGCAATGCCCACGGTCCACCAAATCGCCGGTGCGAGCATTTCAAAGTGACCATCTGCGTCGCTAAAGCTGATGCCCGCGAACACAATCATGCCGAACACCCAGCAGGCCAGATTGATGAAGAATCCAAGCCGCAATCCGGCCAGAGACTTCCGCGCCTTTTGTTCGCCTTGAACGGCGGCTTCCGTTTCTGCATTCACAGTCAACGCCGCGGCGTCGACATTAAAGGCTGCGGCCAGCGCCATGACGGAGTCACGCGAGGCTGAATCACCATTCTCAATTCTCTGGACTGTACGCAGTCCGAGACCTGCCAGCTCAGCCAGATGTTCTTGTGACCAAAGGCGCTCTTCGCGCCAGCGTTTGATCTTATCTGCGTCAGGTCGAAATTGCATTTTGGGCTCCTGTTCAAATCAGTTTCGATGCGCCCTGTTTGCGTCGAGATGCCGTCCGATTACCACGCCAGGCCTATGTCAGGAAGCCGCCAGTGCCCCGCCAAACACACGTCAGAACGGGCGGAGCGCGGTTGCAGGCGCGACGGCAGGGATTGCCTGATCTGTAATGAACGCCGATAGTTCAGGCATTGGGAGGTCTCAAAATGTACAAAGTCGAACTCACAGAATCCTATTTTCCGGCGCAAGGGGGCGACGAACCGGCGCCAATGACGATCGGCGACATGCTGCAGCAATCAACTGCGCGATCTCCCGACGCGATGGCGCTGAAGGAATTGTCCTATGACGGTGAGATTGGACGGACCTGGACCTATTCCGAATTGCTTGCCGACGCCGAGCGCCTCGCAAAGGCCCTGGCCAGCCGTCACGAAGAAGGCGCGCGCGTGGCCGTCTATGCCAATAATGTCCCGGAATGGGTGCTGCTGGAGCTGGCCTGCGGTCTCGCCGGCGTCATTCTGGTCACCGTAAACCCGGCCTACCAGAAACGCGAACTCAAATTCGTCCTCGAACAATCGCGATCCGAGGCGATCTATTATGTCGCTGACTTCCGCGGCAATCCGATGCAGGAGATTGCCGACTCGGTTTGTGATGAAATCCCGGCGATCAAGCACCGGATCCTGCTTACCGACCATGACGCGCTCTATGCAGGGGCAGATACCGGCACCCTGCGCGATCCGAAACCGAGCGATGCGACGCAGATTCAGTACACATCCGGCACGACCGGATTCCCGAAAGGCGCGTTGCTCCATCACAATGGCCTGGTGCGGAATGGCATCGACGCGATGCAGCGCGCTGGGGTGCGTCCCGGCGATGCGTTTGTCCACAATATGCCGCTCTTCCATACAACCGGCTGCGCCATCCTGGTTCTCGGCGGCTTCGGCACGGGTGGGACATTGCTGCTTGCACCCATGTTCGACCCGGAAATGATTGTCCGCGTGATTGAACGCGAGAAGACAAGATTCGTGCTCGGCGTGCCGACCATGCTGGTGGCGCTCATTCATGAGGTCCGCCAAAGCGGGCGGGATGTCTCGTCAGTCGAGTGCATCATGTCAGGTGGCTCGATGGTGCCGCCGCAGCTCTGCCGGGACGCCCTGGACACCCTGAGCGCGCCGATCCAGATCGTTTATGGTCAGACCGAAACCTCGCCCGTCCTGACCCAGGCCTGGCATGAAGACACCGAGGAAGACCTGACCCAGACGATCGGCCAGCCCGTCGCCTATACCGAAATCTCCATTCGAGACCCGCAGACGAATGCCGTTCTGCCCGTCGGCGAGCAAGGCGAGATTTGCGCCCGGGCTTACAGCGTGATGCTGGGTTACAATGACAATCCGGACGCCACCGCCGCCACGATCGACAAGGAAGGCTGGCTCCACACTGGCGACCTCGGCACCATGGATTCCCGCGGCTATGTGAAGATTACTGGCCGCGTCAAAGAGATGATTATTCGCGGTGGCGAGAACCTGTTCCCGGCCGAAATCGAGAATGCCATGCTGGAGCATGAGGCGATCGATGAAGTTGCCGTTGTCGGCGTCCCGGATGAGAAATGGGGCGAGCAGGTCGCGTGCTTCATTCGCAGCGAGAGCGATCACGCCTTCACCCCGGATCAACTGAAAGCCTTCGTCCGCGAGCGTCTGTCCCCGCAAAAGACCCCCGCTTACTGGATTCAAGTCAGCGAATGGCCGCTGACCGGGTCCGGCAAGATTCGCAAGTTCAAACTGGCGGAAGAGTTTGAGGCGGGTGAGCATACGCCGATGGGCTAGATGTCGCTCTCAACTCAATTCCGGCGAAACGTGCGAAGGGGGCATTGGATGGATAAGTGTTCCACATGTCCCGCGCTGCCAACACAAGTTGGCACCCATGGCGGCTGGCTGATTATTTCCTCAACCGCCATGGGTCCTGACTTTCGTCAGGAATGCGGCGTTCAGGTTTATGCGTCGTACAACTTCGTTTTCCGGAGCGGTTGAGCAGAGCCATCACCAGCATCAAGCAAAATCGTATTGCATCATGATCCGCGTACAGTCTCGCCCTGCCTGGCGCACGATCAACGAAAATTGCCGCGCGTTTTCATCGTGCCCGGTCATCTCCACCTCGAACGGCGAACCGAGCTCGACATAGTGCAGGAACTCCATCTCGCCGCCGCGATTGATGAGGGAGCGCTCCAGCAGCAGGTCTCCGAACTGCCGCCCGACCTCGCCCATATGGGTCGAGTTCACATGATCGCCGGACCCGCCAATATAAGGATGCGCTGGGCGCAAGCCATTTGCCTTGGTGATCAGTCCCGACGTCGTAACACTATCTGCGCGCGAGAGGGGCGCAAGAAAGCTCTCCGCCTGCGTGACCACGCCAACCGCTTCCTTGGACGCGTAATCAAACGGAGGCGGCGCGGGTTTGACGATCTTCTCTTTCGCTTCTTCGCGCCAGCCTTCAAAATTGCGGGTGCGAAACGTCACGCCTTGTCCGTTCAGACGCACCACCTGCTCCCCGTCTTCATCGAAAAATGTAAGGTGATACGTCGCCCGATCCGCGTCCTGCGACGTCGAATAGACTCCGCGAACGGGCGGACCGACCGTGGGCGCTCCGCACTCCCAGTCGACCTGCGTGAGCGCGGTCCAGACCTCCGGATCGAACGTGCCGAGAAACTCTCCCGAATCGATCGAGGCCCAGAAATTGATGGTTTGCACCAGGATCGGATGAATAGGGCTGAGGGTCAGCCAGGGCCACACCGTGTCATCGCGCGAACAGTCAAACGAGACAGCGCCAGTCTCCAAACGCTTGAGATTCAACGTGTAACGGTCAGGAAACGGGCGCGGCATAGGCACAAACTCGCAGAAGTTTCGGCGCCTCGCAACGAGAGATCGCGACGCTTGCCGCAGCGACCGCGCGATTCGGTCGCAGGCTGGGCTGATCCGACGTGTTGTCAGCCTCCAAACAAGGTGGTAGGTGCCCGCTCAAGTTTCAGGACTAGGGTGCACGTGCGCCCTGATTCCTATTGGTTCAGACCCAGGGCGTTTCTGCCCTACAGCTTACGGACGACGCCTTGGCCGCAGCATCTGCTACCACCGCCAGTGAAGCCGCCCGCCGCTATGCCGGCGCGCTGTTTGATCTTGCGAAAGAAAAAGGGGAACTCGCGGCAATTGCGGGCGACCTTAAAACCGTCGAAGCGCTCGCCGCAGACAGTGAAGATCTGACCCGTCTGCTCGAAAGCCCAGCTTTCGCGCGCGAAGACAAGGTTAAGGCTCTGGTCGCTGTCGCAGAGCAGGCGGGCCTCTCCAAGACCGCAACTGGCTTTATTGGCACCATGGCGCAAAATGGCCGAGCCCGTGATCTGGTCGGTGCGGCCAAGCATTTTGATGAGCTCTATGCCAAGGAACGCGGTGTGAAACGCGCTATCGCTCGCACCGCCAAAGAAATGAACGCTGACCAGCGCGCCAAGCTTGAGCAAGTGCTCGCCAAGGCCGTCGGCAGCGACGTGGAATTAGAGACCGAGGTCGATGCAGACCTGGTCGGCGGCATTCAGTTGCGCATTGGATCTACTCTGATCGATGCCAGCGTGGCCGCCAAATTGGATCGTATGAACACCGCCATGAAGGGAGCGTAAGACGCCTCATGTCTATTAGCGCAGCAGAAATCTCCGGCATCCTGAAGTCGCAGATCGAAAATTTTGGCGTCGAGGCGGAAGTCTCTGACGTCGGTCAGGTTCTCTCCGTCGGTGACGGTATTGCCCGTGTTTACGGCCTCGACAGTGTTCAAGCTGGTGAGATGGTCGAGTTTGACGGCGGCATCAAAGGCATGGCGCTGAACCTCGAAAGCGACAATGTCGGTGTGGTTATCTTCGGCGATGACCGCGGCATTAAAGAAGGCGACACGGTTAAGCGTCTCGACGAGATTGTGGCCGCCCCTGTTGGTAAAGGCCTGCTTGGCCGCGTGGTTGATCCACTGGGTAACCCGATCGACGGCAAAGGCCCGATCGAAGACGTTGCGGCTCGTAACCGTGTGGACGTGAAGGCCCCAGGCATCATCCCACGTAAATCTGTGCACGAGCCGATGATGACCGGCATTAAAGCGATTGACGGCATGATCCCAGTTGGTCGTGGTCAGCGCGAGCTGGTCATTGGTGACCGTCAGACCGGTAAAACCGCGGTCTGCGTCGACACCATCCTGAACCAAAGAGAAACCAACGCAGCCGCCAAAAACGACAGCGAGAAGCTGTTCTGTATCTATGTTGCTGTGGGTCAGAAGCGCTCAACCGTTGCTCAGGTTGTTAAGACCCTCGAAGAGCGCGGCGCGCTGGATTACACGGTTGTCGTGTCTGCGACCGCGTCAGAGCCAGCTCCGCTTCAGTATCTCGCCCCATTCACCGGCTGTACCATCGGTGAGTATTTCCGCGACAATGGCATGCACGCTCTGATCATCTATGATGACCTGTCCAAGCAAGCTGTGGCGTATCGCCAGATGTCTCTGCTGCTGCGCCGCCCACCCGGCCGCGAAGCCTATCCAGGTGACGTGTTCTATCTTCACTCCCGCCTCCTCGAGCGCGCGGCGAAGATGAATGAAGACAATGGCGCTGGGTCTTTGACCGCTCTGCCAATCATTGAAACCCAGGCGAACGACGTTTCGGCCTATATTCCGACCAACGTGATTTCGATCACTGACGGTCAGATCTTCCTCGAAACCGACCTCTTCTATCAGGGCATCCGTCCGGCGGTGAACGTGGGTCTGTCCGTGTCTCGTGTGGGTTCTGCCGCGCAGACCAAAGCGATGAAGAAAGTCGCTGGCTCGATGAAGGGTGAGCTCGCTCAGTACCGCGAAATGGCGGCCTTTGCGAAGTTCGGCTCTGACCTCGATGCAGCAACGCAGAAGCTCCTCAACCGCGGCGCCCGCCTGACCGAGCTGCTCAAGCAGCCGCAGTACAGCCCGCTGCTCATGGAAGAGCAGGTCTGTGTGATCTATGCCGGTACGCGTGGCTATCTCGACGAGGTCGAGACCAAGGACGTCACTCGCTATGAAGCTGAGCTCCTGTCTTTCCTGCGGAACGACAAGAAAGATCTCTTGAAGCAGATCCGTGACGAGAAAGCGCTTTCTGACAGTGTCGAAGCCGGCATCAAGGACGCGCTGGAAGCCTTCGGAAAGACCTTCGGGTAAGTTGAACCTCACGACCAGGAGCCGGTGACCTCATGTCAGGCCTCAAGGAACTGAAAAACCGGATCGGAAGTGTGAAATCCACACAGAAGATCACCAAGGCAAAGCAGATGGTGGCTGCTGCAAAACTGCGCCGGGCGCAGGAAGCGGCAGAAGCCTCCAAGCCTTATGCAAGCCGTATGGCGAACGTCGTGGCCAACCTGACCGCTTCCATGGGCGAAGGGTCGGGCGGACCGAAGCTGCTGGCTGGCTCTGGCGATGACAAAGTGCATCTGCTGGTTGTCATGACCGCTGAACGTGGTCTTTGCGGTGGCTTCAACGCCAACACAGCCAAGGCGGCCCGTCTGAAGATCGAAGAGCTCAAGGCCGCTGGCAAAGAGGTCAAGATCATCACAGTCGGCAAGAAGGGCCGCGAGGTTCTGAAAGCCTTCTACGCGGACCTGTTCATCGACCATGTCGATCTGTCAGACGCCAAGGACAAGTTCACCCCCTTCGCCATCGGCCTGGGTCAGGACCTGACCAAGCGTTTTGAAGATGGTGAGTTCGACGTCGCGACCCTGATTTTCTCAGAGTTCAAGAACGTTCTGACGCAAAACCCGGTCGCCAAGCAGCTGATCCCAGCCGAAGCGCCGGAAGATGCAGAGACGATTGATCTCGGCGGTGCGATCTACGCCTATGAGCCGTCTGAACCAGAAATCCTGGAAGCGCTTCTGCCGCGTTATCTCAACACGCAGATCCTGTCCGCGATGCTCGAGAATGCCGCGGGTGAACAGGCCGCCTCGATGACGGCCATGGACAATGCGACGCGCAATGCGGGCGAGCTGATTGACAGCCTCACCCTGCAATATAACCGCGCCCGCCAGGCCCAGATTACCAAAGAACTGATCGAGATCATTTCCGGCGCGGAGGCGCTCTAGGAAATGTCGTTCTGGATCTACGAACACTTCAGCAAGAAGCGCGCGCGTCTGCATCATAGCAGCTGCCGCTATTGCAATGATGGACAAGGTGTTGGTGGAGACCAGACCAATGATGATGACAAATGGCATGGCCCATTTGACACCTTCGCTGAAGCCGAAACGGCAATGAATGCCCTCGGGCATAAGGACGCGCGCGCTTGTGGCGTCTGTAAGCCAGCTGAAGTTGACGCTAAACCCGCCGCGGCGCCTGCAGCTGCCGCACCCAAAACAACCGCCGCCCCCGCAAAG
This DNA window, taken from Hyphomonas sp. Mor2, encodes the following:
- a CDS encoding helix-turn-helix transcriptional regulator → MKNTIKALRAERGWSQAALADQLGVSRQSVNAIETGKYDPSLPLAFSIARLFGKSIEEIFEDDSASETKLAAE
- a CDS encoding PilZ domain-containing protein, with amino-acid sequence MFGWFNRAKEPEIEVEEEPETVERRVAQRNDTYADVVAKSNSGRFLKRGIALDLSANGARLRFENGDSLLDGMVVNISRYGVKRRGKMRWRTRTDVGVEFIDEEE
- the hisI gene encoding phosphoribosyl-AMP cyclohydrolase: MSFEPPLLDKSEQDETDELRPKFNADGLIAAIAQDADTHEILMLAWMNEEALRATLETGRGTYWSRSRQALWVKGETSGHTQEVVEVMIDCDQDAVLLKVRQTGSACHTGRKACFYRTIDPNTLRLSKS
- a CDS encoding CoA transferase; this translates as MTDPIVQPPLSGLRVIELGQLIAGPFCGQLLGDFGAEVIKVEAPDRPDPARGWGTVKVNDASVFWAIIARNKRSMTLNLRLAQGQDILKRLAGTADVLIENFRPGTLEKWGIGPDVLHAINPRLVITRVSGYGQSGPESHKPGYASVGEAKGGLRHLIGEPDRPPARAGVSLGDTMTGTFAALGTMMALYHREKSGRGQVVDAAIYETVMAFMESLIPEYALGGHTRQRSGGILPGIAPSGVYPCSDGMVIIGANQDTLFARMAKMMGTDWAADPRYATHDARGENQAELDALIAVWTRNHTMAEVLRQCEAHAIPSGPVNTAKEMLADAHIKAREAIVRVVSPLTGGEVPMQGVFPKLSDTPGDISSAGPALGQDTDAILDILGYSPEDRDRLRAENVI
- a CDS encoding hydroxymethylglutaryl-CoA lyase; the protein is MTRRIDIVEVGPRDGLQNDPGELSTDQKLEFISRLEACGVTRMESGSFVSPKAVPKMADSGEVFRGLDRTSHTRHIALALNEKGIRRAIDAEADEINFVIVAGEGFGERNQRMTPQQSADMLAACAPLVHEAEIPLSATISVAFGDPYTGEVDPGVVANLAAQAQRAGVAEVGLGDTIGVATPWDVRNVIERVRTEAPDVYLRLHFHDTRGAGLANVAAAVEAGIDVIDASCGGIGGCPFAPAATGNVATEDVVYMLERAGFETGLDLGKLIETAKWLETALDHPVSSSLSKAGGFPD
- a CDS encoding helix-turn-helix transcriptional regulator codes for the protein MQFRPDADKIKRWREERLWSQEHLAELAGLGLRTVQRIENGDSASRDSVMALAAAFNVDAAALTVNAETEAAVQGEQKARKSLAGLRLGFFINLACWVFGMIVFAGISFSDADGHFEMLAPAIWWTVGIAGFGLTVVIVELATRYRLQHES
- a CDS encoding AMP-binding protein — its product is MYKVELTESYFPAQGGDEPAPMTIGDMLQQSTARSPDAMALKELSYDGEIGRTWTYSELLADAERLAKALASRHEEGARVAVYANNVPEWVLLELACGLAGVILVTVNPAYQKRELKFVLEQSRSEAIYYVADFRGNPMQEIADSVCDEIPAIKHRILLTDHDALYAGADTGTLRDPKPSDATQIQYTSGTTGFPKGALLHHNGLVRNGIDAMQRAGVRPGDAFVHNMPLFHTTGCAILVLGGFGTGGTLLLAPMFDPEMIVRVIEREKTRFVLGVPTMLVALIHEVRQSGRDVSSVECIMSGGSMVPPQLCRDALDTLSAPIQIVYGQTETSPVLTQAWHEDTEEDLTQTIGQPVAYTEISIRDPQTNAVLPVGEQGEICARAYSVMLGYNDNPDATAATIDKEGWLHTGDLGTMDSRGYVKITGRVKEMIIRGGENLFPAEIENAMLEHEAIDEVAVVGVPDEKWGEQVACFIRSESDHAFTPDQLKAFVRERLSPQKTPAYWIQVSEWPLTGSGKIRKFKLAEEFEAGEHTPMG
- the atpH gene encoding ATP synthase F1 subunit delta; the encoded protein is MAAASATTASEAARRYAGALFDLAKEKGELAAIAGDLKTVEALAADSEDLTRLLESPAFAREDKVKALVAVAEQAGLSKTATGFIGTMAQNGRARDLVGAAKHFDELYAKERGVKRAIARTAKEMNADQRAKLEQVLAKAVGSDVELETEVDADLVGGIQLRIGSTLIDASVAAKLDRMNTAMKGA
- the atpA gene encoding F0F1 ATP synthase subunit alpha; protein product: MSISAAEISGILKSQIENFGVEAEVSDVGQVLSVGDGIARVYGLDSVQAGEMVEFDGGIKGMALNLESDNVGVVIFGDDRGIKEGDTVKRLDEIVAAPVGKGLLGRVVDPLGNPIDGKGPIEDVAARNRVDVKAPGIIPRKSVHEPMMTGIKAIDGMIPVGRGQRELVIGDRQTGKTAVCVDTILNQRETNAAAKNDSEKLFCIYVAVGQKRSTVAQVVKTLEERGALDYTVVVSATASEPAPLQYLAPFTGCTIGEYFRDNGMHALIIYDDLSKQAVAYRQMSLLLRRPPGREAYPGDVFYLHSRLLERAAKMNEDNGAGSLTALPIIETQANDVSAYIPTNVISITDGQIFLETDLFYQGIRPAVNVGLSVSRVGSAAQTKAMKKVAGSMKGELAQYREMAAFAKFGSDLDAATQKLLNRGARLTELLKQPQYSPLLMEEQVCVIYAGTRGYLDEVETKDVTRYEAELLSFLRNDKKDLLKQIRDEKALSDSVEAGIKDALEAFGKTFG
- a CDS encoding F0F1 ATP synthase subunit gamma; this translates as MSGLKELKNRIGSVKSTQKITKAKQMVAAAKLRRAQEAAEASKPYASRMANVVANLTASMGEGSGGPKLLAGSGDDKVHLLVVMTAERGLCGGFNANTAKAARLKIEELKAAGKEVKIITVGKKGREVLKAFYADLFIDHVDLSDAKDKFTPFAIGLGQDLTKRFEDGEFDVATLIFSEFKNVLTQNPVAKQLIPAEAPEDAETIDLGGAIYAYEPSEPEILEALLPRYLNTQILSAMLENAAGEQAASMTAMDNATRNAGELIDSLTLQYNRARQAQITKELIEIISGAEAL